Proteins encoded within one genomic window of Dyadobacter chenhuakuii:
- the tgt gene encoding tRNA guanosine(34) transglycosylase Tgt: MKFTLQVEDPASKARAGFIETDHGTIQTPIFMPVGTAGTVKAVHQRELKEDIKAQIILGNTYHLYLRPGLDILQKAGGLHGFNGWDRPILTDSGGYQVYSLAGTGRKINEEGVVFKSHIDGGVHTFTPEYVMDIQRIIGADIIMAFDECTPYPCDYEYARKSMEMTHRWLGRCCARFDSTNDLYGHSQTLFPIVQGSVYKDLRTQSAETIASYGREGNAIGGLSVGEPAEIMYELTEVVCDILPKDKPRYLMGVGTPANILECIALGVDMFDCVMPTRNARNGMIFTTEGVINIRNEKWKDDLSPIDAGLGGYVSSFYSKAYLRHLVKSDEMLGAQIASVHNLTFYLWLVNSARERIIADDFLPWKAEIEKKINQRL, from the coding sequence ATGAAGTTTACATTACAAGTTGAAGATCCCGCGTCGAAAGCCAGGGCGGGGTTTATTGAAACAGATCACGGGACTATTCAAACACCCATATTCATGCCCGTCGGCACTGCGGGGACTGTGAAAGCTGTTCATCAGCGCGAACTGAAAGAAGACATAAAGGCACAAATCATATTAGGAAACACCTATCATTTATACCTGCGCCCGGGCCTGGACATTCTACAAAAAGCAGGAGGACTACATGGCTTCAATGGCTGGGACAGACCTATTCTTACTGATAGTGGCGGTTACCAGGTTTATTCACTTGCAGGCACGGGCAGAAAGATCAATGAGGAAGGTGTGGTATTTAAGTCACACATTGACGGTGGCGTACACACATTCACCCCAGAGTATGTAATGGACATTCAACGGATCATCGGGGCAGACATTATCATGGCTTTCGATGAATGCACGCCTTATCCCTGCGATTATGAATATGCACGCAAATCCATGGAGATGACGCACCGCTGGCTGGGACGCTGCTGCGCAAGGTTTGACAGTACAAACGACTTGTACGGCCACAGCCAAACGCTTTTTCCGATTGTGCAAGGAAGTGTTTATAAAGATCTTAGAACACAATCCGCAGAAACAATTGCTTCATACGGACGTGAAGGAAATGCAATTGGCGGCCTTTCGGTAGGCGAGCCGGCCGAAATCATGTATGAACTGACAGAGGTCGTTTGTGACATCTTGCCGAAGGATAAACCGAGATATCTGATGGGTGTCGGAACGCCGGCGAATATACTGGAATGCATTGCTCTGGGCGTGGATATGTTTGATTGTGTAATGCCTACCAGGAACGCGCGTAATGGCATGATTTTTACGACAGAGGGTGTAATCAATATTCGCAATGAAAAGTGGAAGGATGATTTGTCACCGATAGACGCAGGGCTTGGAGGTTATGTAAGTTCATTTTACAGCAAAGCTTATCTCCGCCACCTTGTTAAGTCGGATGAAATGCTTGGCGCGCAAATTGCCAGTGTACACAATCTCACTTTTTATCTGTGGCTGGTCAACAGTGCGAGAGAGCGGATTATAGCTGATGATTTCCTTCCCTGGAAGGCGGAAATAGAAAAAAAAATAAATCAACGGCTTTGA
- a CDS encoding glycosyltransferase, which yields MADFLLFALGAFVFVQLCYYFYFFTRLAFYSKGANYDNELPGVTVLVCAWNERDNLTELIPLLDAQEYPEYEVILLDDRSDDGSEEFIRQNIFQWKHIRYIRINDQFDHVTPKKYALTVGMKQAKYPIALMTDADCRPSSNHWITAMTSRVSHDKDIVLGFSPYIKQPGLLNWFIRCETFYTAVQYLSFALAGFTYMGVGRNILYKRSVFFANKGFYTHKHVFGGDDDIFLNEVSTSSNTTISIEEDSFVYSVPKTTWKTWYKQKQRHMSVSMFYKMRNKILLGLLSGAHVAVWMAGITILLVGLLTKDIYLLQGLGIVFAARWFIQWFLLIVINLKLDKTVEWFSFLFMDFALFVYYVVFGFLTFTKRKLRKSWN from the coding sequence GTGGCCGATTTTTTACTCTTTGCGCTCGGAGCATTTGTGTTCGTTCAGTTATGTTATTACTTCTACTTTTTTACAAGACTTGCATTTTACAGTAAAGGCGCCAATTATGACAATGAATTACCAGGAGTTACAGTGCTTGTCTGCGCCTGGAACGAACGCGATAACCTCACCGAACTGATCCCGCTCCTCGACGCCCAGGAATATCCCGAATATGAAGTAATCCTGCTGGATGATCGTTCCGACGATGGAAGTGAAGAATTTATCAGACAAAATATCTTTCAGTGGAAACACATTCGCTACATCAGGATCAATGATCAGTTTGACCACGTAACGCCCAAGAAATACGCGCTTACTGTGGGCATGAAACAGGCCAAATATCCAATTGCGCTGATGACCGATGCAGATTGCCGTCCGTCTTCCAATCACTGGATTACCGCGATGACTTCCCGCGTAAGCCATGACAAGGACATTGTGCTCGGTTTTTCACCTTATATAAAGCAGCCCGGGTTACTGAACTGGTTTATCCGCTGCGAAACGTTTTATACAGCTGTTCAATATCTTTCGTTCGCGCTTGCGGGCTTTACCTATATGGGTGTGGGTCGCAACATTCTTTACAAACGTTCCGTTTTTTTTGCCAACAAAGGTTTTTATACACATAAACATGTGTTCGGCGGCGATGATGATATCTTTCTGAATGAAGTATCAACAAGCTCCAATACAACGATATCCATAGAAGAAGATTCTTTCGTATACTCTGTTCCGAAAACCACCTGGAAAACCTGGTATAAGCAGAAGCAGCGGCATATGTCTGTAAGTATGTTTTACAAAATGCGTAACAAGATCTTGCTCGGCCTGCTCTCCGGCGCGCACGTTGCAGTATGGATGGCGGGCATTACTATATTGTTGGTTGGATTGCTTACAAAAGACATTTATCTGTTGCAGGGGCTCGGGATTGTTTTTGCTGCAAGATGGTTTATCCAGTGGTTTTTGCTGATCGTTATCAATCTCAAATTAGACAAGACCGTAGAGTGGTTCAGCTTTTTATTCATGGACTTTGCACTCTTTGTGTATTATGTCGTCTTTGGATTTCTGACCTTTACAAAAAGAAAACTTCGTAAATCGTGGAATTAA
- a CDS encoding OmpA family protein → MKKVSQLICSFALAAMMALPSLAQPLEQPNSPDYNPKATYDGPYKLNTWSISAHIGPSMFFGDLREYDFWPVTKTTSDSHKESGTIQGGLTLNKQLSYLFGARLDASIGNLRGMKRRNYNRYFEGNYFDVSLAGTVNLKGLLMGPNKMKRWKVDAYVGVGQVFYDATAYDLTGGVKLRETGNMNDWIIPTGLNVNYEVTKRIDIGLDFRLNHTNSDYIDATYGGDYDRTPGSFDIADQKTSRKGNSELDSYGYGSVQVTYKLGKNPLKVAKVDGKWDYKPEEGGYYHLRYTDPKVLIKPPKILTLEEMDSVAKANRPKDIDPRLLLDTDGDGVSDFFDKEPNSPAGSIVDGGGRVLDFDAYVKNALKNGAACAEIFANVMFDTDKNTIKPEAQEMLKNVARLMNLNGCRLQLAGHTDRRATDRYNIALSKRRVDAVKNFLINEAGLTDPSKVIVDYFGSFKPIADSAKREGLLKNRRVELKLLP, encoded by the coding sequence ATGAAAAAAGTATCCCAGTTGATTTGTTCGTTTGCCCTGGCGGCAATGATGGCGCTGCCTTCATTGGCACAACCACTAGAGCAGCCGAATTCTCCGGATTACAATCCCAAAGCAACCTATGATGGCCCCTACAAATTGAACACATGGTCAATTTCTGCACACATTGGCCCCTCTATGTTCTTTGGCGATTTGAGAGAATATGATTTCTGGCCTGTAACGAAAACAACTTCGGACAGCCACAAAGAATCCGGTACTATTCAAGGAGGCTTGACATTAAACAAACAACTTTCATATTTATTCGGTGCAAGACTTGATGCTTCTATCGGTAATTTGAGAGGTATGAAACGCCGCAATTACAACCGTTACTTTGAAGGCAACTATTTCGATGTTTCTCTTGCAGGAACAGTTAATCTTAAAGGTCTTTTAATGGGACCAAACAAGATGAAAAGATGGAAAGTTGACGCATATGTGGGTGTTGGTCAAGTATTCTACGACGCAACTGCATATGACCTGACAGGCGGTGTTAAACTTCGCGAAACAGGAAACATGAACGACTGGATTATTCCTACAGGTCTTAATGTGAACTACGAAGTAACTAAGAGAATTGACATTGGTCTTGACTTCCGTTTGAACCATACAAATTCTGACTATATCGATGCAACTTACGGTGGTGACTATGACAGAACCCCAGGCAGCTTCGATATCGCAGATCAAAAAACTTCCCGCAAAGGAAATTCTGAACTTGACAGCTACGGATACGGATCAGTTCAGGTAACTTACAAATTGGGCAAAAATCCATTGAAAGTTGCGAAAGTTGATGGCAAATGGGATTACAAGCCAGAAGAAGGCGGTTACTACCACTTGCGTTACACAGATCCTAAAGTGTTGATCAAGCCACCAAAAATTCTTACACTTGAGGAAATGGACTCAGTTGCTAAGGCAAACCGTCCTAAGGATATCGACCCAAGATTGTTGCTTGATACAGATGGTGACGGTGTTTCTGACTTCTTCGATAAAGAGCCTAATTCACCAGCTGGAAGCATTGTTGACGGTGGTGGTCGCGTTCTTGACTTCGATGCTTACGTTAAAAATGCACTTAAAAATGGTGCAGCTTGCGCAGAGATCTTTGCTAACGTAATGTTCGATACAGATAAAAATACGATCAAGCCTGAGGCGCAAGAAATGCTTAAAAACGTAGCTCGTTTGATGAACTTGAACGGATGCCGTCTGCAACTTGCAGGTCACACAGACCGTCGTGCGACAGATCGTTACAACATTGCTCTTTCGAAACGTCGTGTAGATGCAGTGAAGAACTTCCTGATCAACGAAGCTGGTTTGACAGATCCTAGCAAAGTGATTGTTGACTACTTCGGTTCATTCAAACCAATAGCTGACAGCGCGAAACGTGAAGGTCTATTGAAAAACCGTCGTGTAGAACTTAAACTTCTTCCATAG
- the glf gene encoding UDP-galactopyranose mutase, with product MKQYDYLIVGAGLWGSIFAHEATKRGKKCLVIDRRDHTGGNIFCENVEGINVHKYGAHIFHTNDRDIWDYVNSFVEFNRYTNSPVANFNGELYNLPFNMNTFYQLWKVKTPEEAKEKIKQQVEEAGIKDPQNLEEQAISLVGTDIYHKLIKAYTEKQWGRKATELPAFIIKRLPVRFTFDNNYFNDRYQGIPIGGYNKLTEGLLEGIEVRTGVDFFKERETLTALAETVVYTGPIDEYFGFQFGQLEYRSLRFENQLLDQENYQGNAVVNYTDGETPFTRIIEHKHFEFGTQPKTVITHEFPQEWEKGSEPYYPVNDDKNSAIFSQYKALAEQEPNVIFGGRLAEYRYYDMHQVVGSALKKVKVHFD from the coding sequence ATGAAACAATACGATTATCTGATCGTTGGCGCAGGGCTATGGGGTTCTATTTTCGCACACGAAGCAACCAAGAGAGGAAAGAAGTGCCTGGTTATCGACCGCAGGGACCACACAGGAGGAAATATTTTTTGTGAAAATGTAGAAGGAATTAATGTTCACAAATACGGTGCGCATATTTTCCACACGAATGATAGAGACATTTGGGACTATGTGAATTCATTTGTGGAATTCAACCGCTACACCAATTCGCCGGTAGCTAATTTTAACGGAGAGCTGTATAACCTCCCATTTAACATGAACACTTTTTACCAATTGTGGAAAGTGAAAACGCCGGAGGAAGCGAAGGAAAAAATTAAGCAGCAGGTGGAAGAAGCTGGTATAAAAGACCCACAAAACCTGGAAGAACAAGCTATTTCGTTGGTAGGAACAGATATCTACCACAAGCTGATTAAAGCATATACAGAAAAGCAATGGGGCAGAAAAGCGACTGAGTTGCCAGCGTTCATTATCAAGCGCCTGCCTGTCCGGTTTACTTTTGACAATAACTACTTCAATGATCGCTACCAGGGTATTCCTATCGGCGGTTATAACAAACTGACCGAAGGTTTACTGGAAGGCATCGAAGTTAGAACAGGCGTTGACTTTTTCAAAGAACGCGAGACACTGACAGCACTTGCGGAAACGGTTGTTTACACAGGCCCGATTGATGAATATTTCGGCTTCCAATTCGGGCAGCTTGAATACAGAAGCTTGCGATTTGAAAACCAGCTGCTTGATCAGGAAAACTACCAGGGCAACGCAGTGGTTAACTATACTGATGGCGAAACACCTTTCACAAGGATTATTGAACACAAACACTTCGAATTCGGAACACAGCCTAAAACGGTGATCACTCATGAATTTCCTCAGGAGTGGGAAAAAGGTTCTGAGCCATATTATCCGGTAAATGATGATAAAAACTCTGCCATTTTTAGCCAATATAAAGCGCTGGCAGAACAGGAGCCTAACGTAATTTTCGGTGGTCGTTTGGCCGAGTATCGTTACTATGACATGCACCAGGTTGTAGGATCAGCATTAAAAAAGGTGAAAGTGCATTTCGACTAA
- the rsmG gene encoding 16S rRNA (guanine(527)-N(7))-methyltransferase RsmG, translated as MELINKYFPDLTADQRDKFGQMEELYQFWNAKVNVISRQDIDTLYERHVLHSLGIAKVQEFKSGTSILDVGTGGGFPGIPLAILFPKAQFHLVDSIGKKIRVVQEIADALKLDNVKAEQIRAERLDDSYEFVVSRAVTRITPFVGWVKKNISKNSFHSLRNGILYLKGGDLTEELSELNQKSRTYELSGYFEEEFFQTKKVVYVPL; from the coding sequence GTGGAATTAATCAATAAATACTTCCCGGATCTGACTGCTGATCAGCGTGATAAGTTCGGACAGATGGAGGAGTTGTACCAATTTTGGAATGCCAAGGTGAATGTGATTTCCAGGCAGGATATTGATACATTATATGAAAGACATGTGCTGCATTCATTGGGGATTGCCAAAGTGCAGGAATTTAAGTCCGGAACAAGCATTTTGGATGTAGGAACCGGAGGCGGCTTTCCTGGGATCCCGCTAGCCATTCTGTTCCCGAAAGCGCAGTTTCATCTTGTCGACAGCATTGGTAAGAAAATTCGTGTTGTACAAGAAATCGCCGACGCCTTGAAGCTTGACAATGTCAAGGCCGAGCAAATCCGGGCTGAGCGGCTGGATGATTCCTACGAATTCGTCGTTAGCCGGGCCGTTACCAGAATTACACCTTTTGTTGGTTGGGTCAAAAAGAACATCAGCAAAAACTCATTTCATTCCCTGAGGAACGGAATTTTATATTTGAAAGGAGGAGACCTGACTGAGGAATTGTCTGAATTGAATCAAAAGTCTCGCACTTACGAGCTTTCAGGCTATTTCGAGGAAGAATTTTTCCAGACTAAAAAAGTCGTCTACGTACCATTATAA
- a CDS encoding GumC family protein: MQEKRLEHITNINKGDSANVKKVLTLLNDVRDYWHWLTVSLVFSVAFGLLYLRYNTPQFLVKASILVRDDAKGSEFGDAAFLESMGLSSMQSSVDNEIEILKSRTLMESVVEDLQLNVRYYSTGRVKTTELFKNSPFRLRFVSQAQHSKSPPGTYVVTIGEKGHYKLQLGSQTFTGVFGDSIALPHGHCIVYRTSHLLDTQDQHSIVIQDRQILVDHYRKALTIAATNKFVSTVNLSLTDAIPAKGEAILDRLLRNYFKASIHDKNRVADSTIAFINQNLNQVSVELTDSEKAIERFQSLHHITDLSENVRQLLNQSAEYGRDKSKYEVQARTVDSLLQFLHANPQHIIPTQLLIQDQGFLSIVEKYNATQLALTNDLVTMHESHPNVLGLKAQLNRLRQDLIANLNAQHGDLRIGMLAMSSYNDEVQREIKLIPAVERLFFEAKRQQQIKQELYILLLKKGVETSISRSSTFANARIIDKPKAGPEPVKPNKQLVMLMSGFIGIGLPLAIIHLRHILNTKVTGKHDLADLLNISLLAEISHNYSLETSIYSHSQSPIAEQFRVLRTNVQFLSAPRQNQVILLTSSMGGEGKSFIAVNLCGSLALTNKKVLLLELDLRRPRLAKDLMLKEEGFTNYILSDVNFQEYIQHPSSKHPFAFITAGSVPPNPAELLGLPKVDQLINSLKTRYDYIVLDTPPIGLVTDASLLSHLADMSLYVVRQQFTFKSQLEIIKDIQDAKQLPRMHLILNDTKEIPGYSYGYYRKEKRHLFNAIRRKS, from the coding sequence ATGCAGGAGAAGAGGTTGGAACACATTACGAACATCAATAAAGGAGACTCGGCAAATGTCAAAAAAGTGCTGACATTACTAAACGATGTCAGGGACTACTGGCATTGGCTAACCGTTTCGCTCGTATTCAGTGTAGCTTTCGGACTCCTTTATCTTCGCTACAATACGCCTCAATTTCTGGTAAAAGCATCAATTCTAGTTCGTGATGATGCGAAAGGCTCAGAATTTGGTGATGCAGCATTCCTGGAAAGTATGGGGTTGTCGTCCATGCAAAGTAGCGTGGACAATGAGATTGAAATACTGAAAAGCAGGACGCTTATGGAGAGCGTCGTGGAGGATCTGCAACTAAATGTCCGATACTACTCCACCGGACGCGTAAAAACGACTGAACTGTTCAAGAATTCGCCCTTCAGATTAAGATTTGTAAGCCAAGCACAGCATTCCAAAAGTCCACCAGGCACCTATGTTGTAACGATTGGAGAGAAGGGTCATTATAAGCTTCAACTTGGTTCGCAGACATTTACCGGTGTTTTCGGAGATAGCATAGCCCTTCCCCATGGCCACTGCATAGTATACCGCACTTCTCACCTGCTAGATACCCAAGATCAGCATTCGATCGTGATTCAGGACCGGCAGATCCTGGTTGATCATTACAGAAAAGCGCTCACCATTGCGGCTACCAACAAATTTGTCAGTACCGTAAACCTTTCGCTTACCGACGCAATTCCTGCAAAGGGAGAAGCCATTCTGGACAGGCTGTTACGGAATTATTTCAAAGCCAGTATTCATGATAAAAATCGCGTTGCTGACAGCACCATTGCATTTATTAATCAAAACCTCAATCAAGTTTCAGTCGAGCTGACGGATAGTGAGAAAGCGATTGAGCGGTTTCAAAGTTTACATCATATCACTGATTTGAGTGAAAATGTCCGGCAGCTTCTAAATCAATCGGCTGAATACGGGCGTGATAAAAGCAAGTATGAAGTTCAGGCGAGAACTGTCGATTCCCTGCTCCAATTTCTTCATGCCAATCCGCAACATATCATTCCCACTCAGCTTTTAATTCAGGACCAAGGCTTCCTATCCATTGTCGAAAAATACAATGCAACTCAATTGGCCCTTACGAATGATTTGGTAACAATGCATGAATCGCATCCGAATGTCCTGGGTTTGAAAGCGCAGCTCAACCGCCTGAGACAAGATTTGATTGCCAACCTAAATGCCCAACATGGTGATTTGCGGATAGGAATGCTGGCTATGAGCAGCTATAATGATGAGGTTCAACGAGAGATAAAGCTTATTCCTGCAGTTGAACGGCTCTTTTTTGAAGCGAAAAGGCAGCAGCAAATTAAGCAGGAGCTCTACATTTTGTTGCTGAAAAAAGGCGTAGAAACTTCCATATCAAGATCGTCCACGTTTGCCAACGCACGAATTATCGACAAACCCAAAGCTGGTCCCGAGCCTGTTAAACCGAATAAGCAGTTGGTTATGCTGATGTCCGGCTTTATCGGCATTGGTTTACCGCTGGCAATTATTCATTTAAGGCACATTCTCAACACCAAAGTCACAGGCAAACATGACCTTGCTGATCTTCTCAATATCAGCTTGCTAGCCGAGATATCTCATAATTATAGCTTGGAAACAAGTATTTATTCACATTCGCAAAGTCCTATTGCCGAGCAGTTTCGGGTTTTGCGAACCAATGTACAATTTCTTTCGGCGCCTCGACAAAATCAGGTTATCCTGTTAACATCCAGCATGGGCGGTGAAGGGAAATCTTTTATTGCCGTTAACCTGTGCGGTTCGCTTGCACTCACAAATAAGAAGGTCTTGCTTCTGGAACTCGACCTGCGCAGGCCGCGGCTGGCGAAGGACCTCATGCTGAAAGAAGAGGGTTTCACAAATTACATTTTGTCTGATGTAAATTTCCAGGAATACATCCAGCACCCGTCTTCAAAACATCCGTTTGCGTTCATCACAGCGGGCAGCGTTCCACCCAATCCTGCGGAATTACTAGGCTTACCAAAAGTGGATCAACTGATTAATTCATTAAAAACGCGATACGACTATATCGTTTTGGACACGCCTCCGATAGGATTGGTTACAGACGCCAGCTTGCTGAGCCATTTGGCCGACATGTCCTTATATGTCGTTCGCCAGCAATTTACATTTAAAAGCCAGTTGGAAATTATCAAGGATATCCAGGATGCCAAACAGTTGCCCAGAATGCATTTGATATTGAATGACACGAAGGAAATACCTGGATACAGTTATGGTTATTACAGAAAAGAGAAACGTCATTTGTTCAACGCCATAAGGCGAAAATCATAA
- a CDS encoding FecR family protein: protein MQDYARYDIKDFLADEAFCRWVLHEKPADNAFWENWIRNNPDRASIVKHAKELIAEIHHAQNYLSEEELQHELYRLTAARKSATEAQEYAEQTNDEYKPHWFGANWANRMSVILVALTCFVVLFYFYSNYSKTSKPQISQQTLQDKKDEKWIEVRNDQTSIKVVSLPDGSSVRLSPESKISYPAVFVQNEREVLLNGEAFFEVVKNPESPFKVYTNDVVTTVLGTSFTVKAFDQDKDVRVVVKTGRVTVAANPPQNKTPQPEKNELVLLPNQQVVYHRDDQKMKRSLIENPAQIGPPDITSQNLIFDNAPVAKVFESLQKRYEVQIIYDADLMAGCELTAELGQEPLFEKLGMICKAIQARYEVIDGQIVIHGSACK, encoded by the coding sequence ATGCAGGATTACGCACGATACGACATTAAAGATTTCCTGGCCGATGAGGCTTTTTGCAGGTGGGTGCTTCATGAAAAGCCCGCCGACAATGCTTTTTGGGAGAACTGGATCCGCAACAACCCGGATCGCGCCAGCATTGTAAAGCATGCAAAAGAACTCATCGCCGAAATCCATCATGCGCAAAACTATCTGAGCGAAGAAGAACTGCAACACGAACTTTACCGCCTCACCGCCGCAAGAAAGTCTGCAACGGAAGCGCAGGAATATGCGGAGCAAACTAATGATGAATACAAACCACACTGGTTCGGTGCGAATTGGGCAAATCGTATGTCTGTGATTCTGGTTGCCTTAACCTGCTTCGTTGTCCTGTTTTATTTTTATTCCAATTATTCCAAAACCAGCAAGCCGCAGATCAGCCAGCAAACCTTGCAGGATAAGAAAGACGAGAAATGGATTGAAGTGCGCAATGATCAGACCTCAATTAAAGTCGTTTCATTGCCTGACGGCAGCTCGGTGAGACTTTCGCCCGAAAGCAAGATCAGTTATCCGGCCGTTTTTGTACAAAATGAAAGAGAAGTTTTGCTCAATGGCGAGGCCTTTTTTGAAGTTGTTAAGAATCCGGAAAGTCCGTTTAAAGTCTATACTAACGATGTCGTAACCACGGTTTTGGGCACCAGTTTTACGGTTAAGGCTTTTGATCAGGATAAAGATGTGCGGGTTGTGGTCAAAACGGGGCGCGTAACGGTCGCCGCCAATCCACCGCAAAACAAAACGCCGCAACCCGAAAAAAATGAGCTCGTGCTGTTACCCAATCAGCAGGTCGTTTATCACCGCGACGACCAGAAAATGAAACGGTCACTCATCGAGAACCCGGCTCAGATCGGCCCACCAGACATTACCAGCCAGAATTTGATTTTTGACAATGCACCTGTCGCCAAAGTCTTTGAATCGCTTCAAAAACGATACGAGGTCCAGATCATTTACGACGCCGATCTGATGGCCGGTTGCGAGCTTACCGCCGAGCTTGGTCAGGAGCCATTATTTGAAAAACTCGGCATGATCTGCAAAGCAATCCAGGCACGTTATGAAGTGATCGACGGCCAGATCGTCATTCACGGAAGCGCTTGCAAATAG
- a CDS encoding RNA polymerase sigma factor has translation MGKPTPIPVDELHLADLWNRFRQHDEQAFDELANRRYRLLFNYATKFTKDTELIKDCIQDLFLELWYRRTRLTDTSYVTVYLICALRNNLLRKLKLNNRLDDSADITVSCEAFTDNLTVETMLISSESMSQKEREIRNAINRLPARQQEVIFLKFYEGLSNDEIAKVMEIERQTVSNFIYRAISQLKNDLPSFSNVIPQIILIFFLKFLS, from the coding sequence ATGGGAAAGCCCACACCGATACCAGTAGATGAATTGCATCTGGCTGATCTTTGGAACCGGTTTCGTCAGCATGATGAGCAGGCTTTTGACGAGTTGGCTAACCGCCGTTACCGCCTGCTATTTAATTATGCTACCAAATTCACCAAAGACACCGAGCTGATCAAGGACTGCATTCAGGACCTTTTTTTGGAGCTATGGTATCGCCGCACGCGCCTGACCGACACTTCCTATGTCACTGTTTACCTCATTTGCGCACTCAGGAATAACCTTTTGCGAAAATTGAAACTGAATAACCGCCTCGATGATTCGGCCGATATTACTGTAAGCTGCGAAGCATTTACAGACAACCTCACAGTGGAAACCATGCTGATCAGCTCCGAGTCCATGTCGCAAAAAGAGCGCGAGATCCGCAACGCGATCAATCGGCTGCCTGCACGCCAGCAAGAGGTGATTTTCCTGAAATTTTATGAAGGCTTATCCAATGACGAGATCGCCAAAGTGATGGAGATCGAGCGCCAAACCGTTTCCAACTTCATTTACAGAGCCATAAGCCAGCTCAAAAATGACCTTCCTTCCTTCTCCAATGTCATCCCGCAGATTATTTTAATATTTTTTCTAAAATTTTTATCATAA